The proteins below come from a single Ostrinia nubilalis chromosome Z, ilOstNubi1.1, whole genome shotgun sequence genomic window:
- the LOC135086670 gene encoding sodium/potassium/calcium exchanger 3 isoform X2, with product MNTSDRDGYLRNCTPPAIDDFPSGLFTELQRQHGAIVVHALLSLYLFIALAVVCDKFFVPAVDRICHALNMTNDVAGATFMAAATSAPELFVNVIGTFITEGDIGVGTIVGSAVFNILAVAACCGIGAGMVVPLDWWPLTRDCLAYGITVSILICIMHDEYVQWYEAFLLVSLYGVYICVMYYDKSIQNFAKGSWKCVARMFKNQDEKQDAATTTDNDVNEKSGDTLRTEKVSDDERNKIVDIEVEHKSNDVEIACTEENTGQQNLEVGDKDPVDEYEHSLWKWPSGRSCITKTTWIVTWPIHLVFLFTIPDCEKPRFKNWFPLTFIMCIVWIGSLSYIVAWMITIIGDTLMIPDSVMGITFLAAGTSVPEAVSSVIVAKQGHGSMGISNSIGSNTFDILLCLGLPWLIKASLTPAEPGHYWVKINSMGLEYSAISLLSTLLLLYLTFWFNKFKLDAAVGRACLAMYAMFLVLATLIELNVFFPVNMRTCRRTELN from the exons ATGAACACCTCCGATCGAG ATGGGTATCTGCGCAACTGTACGCCGCCGGCCATTGACGACTTCCCCTCTGGGCTCTTCACGGAGCTGCAGCGGCAGCATGGCGCCATCGTGGTCCACGCTCTCCTCTCGCTGTACCTCTTCATCGCTCTCGCCGTGGTCTGCGACAAGTTCTTCGTGCCCGCCGTCGACAGGATATGTCATG CGCTGAACATGACGAACGACGTGGCGGGAGCCACCTTCATGGCGGCGGCGACGTCTGCGCCGGAGTTGTTCGTGAACGTGATCGGCACGTTCATCACCGAGGGCGACATCGGCGTCGGCACCATCGTCGGCTCCGCGGTGTTCAACATCCTAGCGGTGGCGGCGTGCTGCGGGATTGGCGCGGGAATG GTAGTACCGCTGGATTGGTGGCCGCTCACGAGGGACTGCCTCGCGTACGGCATCACGGTCTCGATACTTATCTGCATCATGCACGACGAATACGTGCAGTGGTACGAGGCCTTCCTCCTCGTGTCCCTCTATGGGGTCTACATATGCGTCATGTACTACGACAAGTCAATTCAAAACTTTGCTAAAG ggAGTTGGAAATGTGTGGCCAGAATGTTTAAAAATCAGGATGAGAAGCAAGACGCCGCTACAACTACAGATAATG ATGTAAATGAAAAAAGTGGTGATACGTTGCGAACCGAGAAGGTCAGTGATGATGAGAGGAACAAAATCGTTGACATTGAAGTCGAACACAAAAGCAATGACGTGGAAATTGCTTGTACTGAAGAAAATACTGGCCAGCAAAATCTGGAAGTGGGAGATAAAGACCCTGTAGATGAGTATGAACACTCCCTCTGGAAATGGCCGAGCGGCAGGAGTTGTATTACCAAG aCTACTTGGATCGTTACTTGGCCAATTCACttagtatttttgtttacaattccTGATTGTGAAAAACCTCGTTTCAAGAACTGGTTCCCACTGACTTTCATTATGTGTATCGTTTGGATAGGGTCATTATCCTACATAGTAGCTTGGATGATAACGATAATTG GGGATACGTTAATGATACCAGACTCAGTAATGGGCATTACTTTCTTGGCTGCCGGGACCTCTGTTCCTGAAGCTGTTTCTAGCGTAATAGTCGCCAAACAGG GACATGGCTCGATGGGAATAAGTAATTCAATTGGATCAAACAcatttgacatattattatgtcttgGGCTCCCGTGGTTAATCAAAGCGTCACTCACACCAGCAGAACCGGGACATTATTGG GTGAAGATAAACTCGATGGGTCTGGAGTACTCAGCGATATCGCTGCTGTCGACGCTGCTGCTGCTGTACCTGACGTTCTGGTTCAACAAGTTCAAGCTGGACGCGGCGGTGGGGCGCGCGTGCCTGGCCATGTACGCCATGTTCCTGGTGCTGGCCACGCTCATCGAGCTCAACGTGTTCTTCCCCGTCAACATGCGCACGTGCCGGCGCACGGAGCTCAACTAG
- the LOC135086670 gene encoding sodium/potassium/calcium exchanger 5 isoform X1 — protein sequence MNTSDRDGYLRNCTPPAIDDFPSGLFTELQRQHGAIVVHALLSLYLFIALAVVCDKFFVPAVDRICHALNMTNDVAGATFMAAATSAPELFVNVIGTFITEGDIGVGTIVGSAVFNILAVAACCGIGAGMVVPLDWWPLTRDCLAYGITVSILICIMHDEYVQWYEAFLLVSLYGVYICVMYYDKSIQNFAKGSWKCVARMFKNQDEKQDAATTTDNEVKDVKPPSTTNKDDVPMEHHQHNGNIKAALPLYPDVNEKSGDTLRTEKVSDDERNKIVDIEVEHKSNDVEIACTEENTGQQNLEVGDKDPVDEYEHSLWKWPSGRSCITKTTWIVTWPIHLVFLFTIPDCEKPRFKNWFPLTFIMCIVWIGSLSYIVAWMITIIGDTLMIPDSVMGITFLAAGTSVPEAVSSVIVAKQGHGSMGISNSIGSNTFDILLCLGLPWLIKASLTPAEPGHYWVKINSMGLEYSAISLLSTLLLLYLTFWFNKFKLDAAVGRACLAMYAMFLVLATLIELNVFFPVNMRTCRRTELN from the exons ATGAACACCTCCGATCGAG ATGGGTATCTGCGCAACTGTACGCCGCCGGCCATTGACGACTTCCCCTCTGGGCTCTTCACGGAGCTGCAGCGGCAGCATGGCGCCATCGTGGTCCACGCTCTCCTCTCGCTGTACCTCTTCATCGCTCTCGCCGTGGTCTGCGACAAGTTCTTCGTGCCCGCCGTCGACAGGATATGTCATG CGCTGAACATGACGAACGACGTGGCGGGAGCCACCTTCATGGCGGCGGCGACGTCTGCGCCGGAGTTGTTCGTGAACGTGATCGGCACGTTCATCACCGAGGGCGACATCGGCGTCGGCACCATCGTCGGCTCCGCGGTGTTCAACATCCTAGCGGTGGCGGCGTGCTGCGGGATTGGCGCGGGAATG GTAGTACCGCTGGATTGGTGGCCGCTCACGAGGGACTGCCTCGCGTACGGCATCACGGTCTCGATACTTATCTGCATCATGCACGACGAATACGTGCAGTGGTACGAGGCCTTCCTCCTCGTGTCCCTCTATGGGGTCTACATATGCGTCATGTACTACGACAAGTCAATTCAAAACTTTGCTAAAG ggAGTTGGAAATGTGTGGCCAGAATGTTTAAAAATCAGGATGAGAAGCAAGACGCCGCTACAACTACAGATAATG AAGTGAAAGATGTTAAACCTCCTTCAACTACAAATAAAGATGATGTACCTATGGAGCATCATCAACATAACGGAAATATAAAAGCTGCATTACCTCTTTACCCAGATGTAAATGAAAAAAGTGGTGATACGTTGCGAACCGAGAAGGTCAGTGATGATGAGAGGAACAAAATCGTTGACATTGAAGTCGAACACAAAAGCAATGACGTGGAAATTGCTTGTACTGAAGAAAATACTGGCCAGCAAAATCTGGAAGTGGGAGATAAAGACCCTGTAGATGAGTATGAACACTCCCTCTGGAAATGGCCGAGCGGCAGGAGTTGTATTACCAAG aCTACTTGGATCGTTACTTGGCCAATTCACttagtatttttgtttacaattccTGATTGTGAAAAACCTCGTTTCAAGAACTGGTTCCCACTGACTTTCATTATGTGTATCGTTTGGATAGGGTCATTATCCTACATAGTAGCTTGGATGATAACGATAATTG GGGATACGTTAATGATACCAGACTCAGTAATGGGCATTACTTTCTTGGCTGCCGGGACCTCTGTTCCTGAAGCTGTTTCTAGCGTAATAGTCGCCAAACAGG GACATGGCTCGATGGGAATAAGTAATTCAATTGGATCAAACAcatttgacatattattatgtcttgGGCTCCCGTGGTTAATCAAAGCGTCACTCACACCAGCAGAACCGGGACATTATTGG GTGAAGATAAACTCGATGGGTCTGGAGTACTCAGCGATATCGCTGCTGTCGACGCTGCTGCTGCTGTACCTGACGTTCTGGTTCAACAAGTTCAAGCTGGACGCGGCGGTGGGGCGCGCGTGCCTGGCCATGTACGCCATGTTCCTGGTGCTGGCCACGCTCATCGAGCTCAACGTGTTCTTCCCCGTCAACATGCGCACGTGCCGGCGCACGGAGCTCAACTAG